From Oceanicaulis alexandrii DSM 11625, one genomic window encodes:
- a CDS encoding S8 family peptidase: MSAVSASALSLALSAGALAHNGKKPDDSDQEPIRLISPYYGDINPFYGDINPFYGDINPFYGDISPFWGDISPFWGDISPFYGDIDAFWGDIDAFYGDIDAFYGDIDAFYGDIGAFWGDIGPFWGDIDAFWGDIGAFNDGEYGTLLTDLNALFDRAEDIFGPAYQGVTGTDFESGFQAELTARFGIDLNDARSLEGLDAEDRARFFLEFYDGLMRYSGRDHVDHWMPAINWTPRLAQEAGGGSWVLVGLVDFSVPSRISGLTGNNNGRDYLDFNHGLAVASLIGADHDGEGLMGVAPNVLMTLSNPFDESLSTNWTDVRSSVRQQVMTSSIMNLSLGLPGWTFNEGWADVLSDRWVSMFADKTLFVFAAGNDGVTQTTDVNWTDVRNVENLLIVGSVSPSGEISNFSNRPGDACFAVRGRCAEGSRLMDRFLVAPGEMILMPDGQGGYVRLSGTSFAAPLVTGAAALVKGEWRWLQAGDIAEVLLSTTQDLGAPGVDPVYGRGLLDVQAAMGPINRENLYAVTRRGERVDASEVGLLKARFDLTDDSSITVFEDLRDTYRDFEMTLEELSLGDEAVSASAAAANQSYVFERVGQPLGASFRQGPAQSYVVDQRDGLVVSAFASSLDAGQAWADGDLPFQAGMALENTEAGYVVRFGVGEGALAFSEDSGFGLASDFRPETGGVNPLLGYASGGPFAMAGFDMGVDTRLSFAASTTRDSYAFSNPLTGERTAIFDTLDAYAASALAMDVRHQLNDVTSVQAGYTHLSEDEALLGGQGLGVLAFEGGSETDALTLGADMRVGDRMQLSVSGAVARTAATQYGDGIMTLSDPALSTAFQVSLSRTNILRRGDAVRASFIQPLHVETGVIEYSGLAVADAETGALGLQTQRWSMGGERPLAMELLYGLDAMDGRFSLNAFGRVEGPNADFQAQSASWAGGMRARLRF; this comes from the coding sequence ATGAGCGCAGTTTCGGCTTCGGCCTTGAGCCTGGCGCTCTCCGCCGGCGCATTGGCGCACAACGGCAAGAAGCCCGATGACAGTGATCAGGAACCCATCCGTCTGATCTCTCCCTATTACGGGGACATCAATCCGTTCTACGGCGACATCAATCCGTTTTATGGCGACATCAACCCGTTCTACGGCGACATCAGCCCATTCTGGGGCGATATCAGTCCGTTCTGGGGCGATATCAGTCCGTTCTACGGCGATATTGACGCCTTCTGGGGCGACATCGACGCCTTCTATGGTGACATCGACGCATTCTACGGCGATATCGACGCGTTCTACGGTGATATCGGCGCGTTCTGGGGCGATATCGGGCCGTTCTGGGGTGATATCGACGCCTTCTGGGGCGATATCGGCGCCTTTAATGACGGCGAGTACGGCACGCTCCTGACCGATCTCAACGCGTTGTTTGACCGGGCGGAAGACATCTTCGGCCCAGCTTATCAAGGCGTGACGGGGACGGATTTTGAAAGCGGTTTCCAGGCCGAGCTGACCGCACGCTTTGGCATTGATCTGAATGATGCGCGCTCTCTGGAAGGGCTCGACGCCGAAGACCGCGCCCGTTTCTTCCTGGAATTCTATGACGGGCTGATGCGCTATTCCGGTCGCGACCATGTGGATCACTGGATGCCGGCGATCAACTGGACGCCGCGCCTGGCGCAAGAGGCGGGCGGCGGTTCCTGGGTGCTCGTCGGTCTGGTCGACTTCTCAGTGCCGTCCCGGATCTCAGGCCTGACAGGCAACAATAACGGCCGGGATTATCTCGATTTCAACCATGGTCTGGCTGTGGCCAGCCTGATCGGCGCAGACCATGACGGTGAAGGACTGATGGGCGTCGCGCCCAACGTGCTCATGACGTTATCTAATCCGTTTGATGAGAGCCTGAGCACGAACTGGACCGATGTGCGCTCGAGCGTACGCCAACAAGTGATGACCTCAAGCATCATGAATCTGTCGCTCGGCCTGCCGGGCTGGACCTTTAATGAAGGCTGGGCGGACGTGTTGTCGGATCGCTGGGTCTCGATGTTCGCCGACAAGACCCTGTTCGTCTTCGCCGCGGGCAATGACGGCGTCACTCAGACGACCGACGTGAACTGGACCGATGTCCGGAACGTTGAAAACCTGCTGATCGTGGGCTCGGTCAGCCCGTCTGGCGAGATTTCAAACTTCTCCAACAGGCCGGGCGACGCCTGCTTCGCAGTGAGGGGGCGCTGCGCCGAGGGATCGCGTCTGATGGACCGCTTCCTGGTGGCGCCGGGCGAGATGATCCTGATGCCTGACGGCCAGGGCGGCTATGTGCGCCTGTCCGGTACGTCCTTTGCGGCGCCTCTGGTGACTGGCGCGGCTGCGCTGGTGAAAGGCGAGTGGCGTTGGTTGCAGGCGGGCGATATCGCCGAAGTGCTGCTCTCCACCACACAGGATCTGGGCGCGCCGGGCGTTGACCCGGTCTATGGCCGCGGCCTGCTGGACGTGCAGGCGGCTATGGGGCCGATCAACCGCGAGAATCTGTATGCGGTCACCCGTCGGGGCGAGCGTGTGGACGCCAGCGAAGTGGGCCTGCTGAAGGCGCGCTTTGACCTGACGGATGACTCCAGCATCACGGTCTTTGAGGATCTGCGCGACACGTATCGCGATTTTGAGATGACGCTTGAGGAATTGAGCCTGGGCGATGAAGCGGTCAGCGCCAGCGCGGCCGCGGCCAATCAGAGTTATGTCTTTGAGCGGGTTGGCCAGCCTCTGGGCGCGAGCTTCCGTCAGGGTCCGGCGCAGTCCTATGTGGTGGACCAACGCGACGGCCTGGTGGTCAGCGCGTTCGCGTCATCCCTGGACGCGGGGCAAGCCTGGGCGGACGGCGATCTGCCGTTCCAGGCCGGCATGGCGCTGGAAAATACGGAAGCCGGATATGTTGTCCGCTTTGGTGTGGGCGAGGGCGCCCTGGCGTTCAGCGAGGATAGCGGGTTCGGGCTGGCGAGTGATTTCCGCCCTGAAACCGGCGGCGTCAATCCGCTCTTGGGATACGCTTCCGGCGGGCCGTTCGCCATGGCTGGCTTTGACATGGGCGTGGATACCCGCCTGTCGTTTGCGGCCAGCACGACGCGAGATTCCTACGCCTTCAGCAATCCGCTGACGGGCGAACGCACCGCGATCTTCGATACGCTCGACGCGTACGCCGCATCGGCTCTGGCTATGGATGTGCGTCATCAATTGAATGACGTGACCTCCGTGCAGGCTGGGTACACCCACCTGTCAGAAGATGAGGCCCTGCTGGGCGGTCAGGGGCTGGGCGTTCTGGCGTTTGAGGGCGGCTCTGAAACCGACGCTCTGACCCTGGGCGCTGACATGCGAGTTGGCGACAGGATGCAGCTCAGCGTTTCGGGCGCTGTCGCCCGGACGGCGGCGACGCAGTATGGCGACGGGATCATGACCTTGTCTGATCCGGCGCTGTCCACCGCTTTCCAGGTGTCGCTCAGCCGGACGAACATCTTGCGGCGCGGTGACGCCGTGCGAGCGTCCTTCATTCAGCCTCTGCATGTGGAAACAGGGGTGATCGAGTATTCAGGCCTTGCCGTGGCGGATGCGGAAACCGGCGCTTTAGGGCTGCAAACACAGCGCTGGAGCATGGGCGGCGAACGGCCTCTGGCGATGGAATTGCTTTATGGCCTGGACGCTATGGATGGCCGTTTCAGCCTGAACGCCTTCGGACGGGTTGAAGGCCCGAACGCTGACTTCCAGGCGCAAAGCGCCAGCTGGGCGGGCGGCATGCGGGCTCGCTTGCGCTTCTAA